A region from the Macrobrachium nipponense isolate FS-2020 chromosome 47, ASM1510439v2, whole genome shotgun sequence genome encodes:
- the LOC135204873 gene encoding L-threonine 3-dehydrogenase, mitochondrial-like: MRPKIISSFLQSALGRCSNWKGHVGSLACNAGRVGTTGHPVRHCHTINGDPPRILITGGLGQLGTGLAKLLRSKYGVENVILSDIVKPSKEVVSQGPYVFANILDFKCLQEIVVTYRIDWLIHFSALLSAIGEQNVPLAIRVNIEGLHNIMELSKQYNLRVFVPSTIGAFGPTSPRNPTPNLTIQRPRTIYGVSKVHGELLGEYYNHRFGLDFRCLRFPGVISSDTQPGGGTTDYAVQIFHDAIQGRHFECYLRPNSRLPMMYIDDCLRALWEMLVAPEEQLQCRTYNVTAMSFCPEEIVAAVRNHFPNLQVSYKPDSRQNIADTWPEVFDDSEARNDWGWQHSYDLEAMCNIMFDNLRRQHNMT, encoded by the exons ATGAG GCCTAAAATAATCTCCAGTTTCCTCCAGTCCGCCCTGGGAAGGTGCTCAAACTGGAAAGGTCACGTCGGCAGCCTGGCTTGCAATGCGGGGAGGGTTGGCACCACCGGCCATCCCGTGCGGCACTGCCATACGATCAACGGAGATCCTCCCAGAATTCTCATTACGG GAGGCCTCGGGCAGCTGGGCACAGGGCTGGCCAAGCTGCTCCGCTCGAAGTACGGAGTCGAAAATGTCATCCTGTCCGACATCGTGAAACCTTCAAAGGAAGTCGTGAGCCAGG GACCGTACGTCTTTGCAAACATCCTGGACTTCAAATGCTTGCAGGAGATTGTGGTCACCTACAGAATAGATTGGCTGATCCACTTCTCTGCCCTGCTATCAGCCATCGGCGAGCAAAACGTACCACTCGCTATCAG GGTGAATATCGAAGGTCTCCACAACATCATGGAGCTGAGCAAACAGTACAACCTCCGCGTCTTCGTCCCCTCCACGATTGGCGCCTTCGGACCAACCTCCCCCAGGAACCCAACGCCTAACCTCACCATCCAGAGGCCCAGGACTATCTATGGCGTGTCTAAG GTACACGGGGAACTCCTCGGTGAATATTACAACCACAGGTTCGGCTTGGATTTCCGCTGCCTGAGATTCCCAGGGGTGATATCTTCGGACACCCAGCCGGGTGGAGGAacgacag ATTACGCTGTACAGATCTTCCACGACGCCATCCAGGGAAGGCACTTCGAGTGCTACCTCAGGCCCAACTCTCGACTGCCTATGATGTACATCGATGATTGCCTAAG AGCCCTGTGGGAGATGCTGGTGGCTCCCGAAGAACAACTGCAGTGTCGAACCTACAACGTCACAGCCATGAGCTTCTGCCCAGAGGAGATCGTGGCCGCCGTCAGGAACCACTTCCCAAATCTTCAGGTTTCGTACAAGCCAGACTCTAGACAGAACATTG CCGACACCTGGCCGGAAGTCTTCGACGACAGCGAGGCGAGGAACGACTGGGGGTGGCAACATTCGTACGACCTGGAAGCCATGTGCAATATCATGTTCGATAACCTGAGACGCCAGCATAACATGACCTAA